One window of Phycisphaeraceae bacterium genomic DNA carries:
- a CDS encoding VWA domain-containing protein, whose product MTFLTPIPAIIAACVCVPALIAMYLLKLRRRELLVSSTRFWFANQRDTQGNVPWRLLQPSLTLLLQLLALSMLLLALGRPVLNKSRADRERTVVVVDSSASMAAQDMDQERSRFDVAVERAKAIAVIAAQTAEQGDVLIVDFAAVPRLIVPTSNGRRAIEDAIGSISQTDQPADIDTLVELLSGIVRTQIERTQSETDGAESDTADAAPKLLPTHIVLLTDGGNLGADRTMTTLEGETTSVRLPMAELAAMSNVRISYERIAPKPDTVVQHTWNAGITNISARRDANDAGLTRVLAQFQARTFVTDPVELPSVPVELWLDGTLLESRIVGIFDELVAQETFEVRAPRGGVLTVRLRTNDALEADNEASIVLQPGRLPSILFVVPDDELAEGNQLRGAAWLVGDVLTELPQRRLDMITETAWRRFEQGGAQPNVDMIVFDRVAPARIPTVPTISFGADIVSEGTTDPAQPVTILVWDRRHPLLRDVSLDSVSGVCVPMKAQIDGFRTTVLGQGVRGPVLLLHEREGVKHCVVGLELATSAWPMDVGFAIFLATAVESLTGTDPTNASVSFTTAENAFTLRRGDNMSDVQSAFSLVRWFGMRAQETVLKNITGADMAGPNQMAAHLGMLSRAGVYQIGESGATPTLVTGAWQPIAVNLLSATETLMRSPTELDIGERGALRGARAHVERELWPWCLIAALAMITLEWFASLNFRRVQRAG is encoded by the coding sequence ATGACGTTTCTCACGCCGATTCCTGCGATTATTGCAGCATGCGTGTGCGTGCCAGCACTGATCGCAATGTACCTTCTGAAACTGCGCCGGCGCGAGCTTCTGGTGAGTTCAACCCGATTCTGGTTTGCAAATCAGCGCGATACGCAGGGCAATGTGCCATGGCGACTATTGCAGCCGAGTCTGACGCTCCTTCTCCAACTGCTTGCGCTGAGCATGCTGCTGCTGGCGCTTGGAAGGCCAGTGCTGAACAAGTCGCGTGCGGATCGCGAACGCACGGTTGTTGTTGTTGACAGTTCCGCTTCAATGGCTGCGCAGGACATGGATCAGGAGCGATCGCGGTTCGATGTTGCGGTTGAGCGAGCAAAGGCAATCGCCGTTATCGCAGCGCAGACAGCAGAGCAGGGTGACGTGTTGATTGTTGACTTTGCAGCTGTGCCAAGACTGATCGTGCCGACAAGCAACGGCAGGCGTGCGATTGAGGATGCCATCGGTTCAATCTCACAAACGGATCAGCCAGCGGATATCGACACGCTGGTTGAGTTGCTCTCCGGTATTGTGCGAACACAGATAGAACGCACACAGAGTGAAACAGATGGAGCAGAATCTGACACTGCTGATGCAGCGCCGAAGCTGCTGCCAACACACATTGTGCTGCTGACCGACGGCGGCAATCTTGGTGCTGATCGCACAATGACGACACTGGAGGGTGAAACAACCTCAGTGCGCTTGCCAATGGCTGAGCTGGCTGCGATGTCGAATGTGCGTATCAGCTACGAACGGATCGCTCCGAAGCCCGACACTGTTGTTCAGCATACGTGGAACGCTGGGATTACAAACATCAGTGCGCGAAGGGATGCAAACGATGCCGGGTTGACACGTGTGCTGGCGCAGTTTCAAGCAAGAACATTTGTGACAGACCCCGTGGAACTGCCCTCTGTGCCGGTTGAGCTTTGGCTCGACGGCACGCTGCTTGAATCCCGCATTGTCGGTATCTTTGACGAGTTGGTTGCGCAGGAGACCTTTGAAGTTCGTGCGCCGCGCGGTGGCGTATTGACAGTTCGACTTCGCACAAACGATGCACTTGAAGCAGACAATGAGGCATCCATCGTGCTCCAGCCCGGGAGGCTGCCATCGATCCTCTTTGTTGTTCCCGACGATGAACTCGCAGAGGGTAACCAACTTCGCGGTGCTGCATGGCTGGTGGGTGATGTGCTCACAGAACTTCCACAGCGAAGACTCGACATGATCACCGAAACAGCGTGGCGCAGGTTCGAACAGGGTGGGGCGCAACCGAATGTGGACATGATTGTGTTTGATCGAGTTGCTCCTGCGCGCATTCCAACTGTGCCGACGATCTCGTTCGGCGCGGACATTGTCTCGGAAGGGACGACAGATCCCGCACAGCCAGTAACTATCCTTGTGTGGGATCGTCGGCATCCGCTGCTGCGCGACGTTTCACTCGATAGCGTGTCGGGTGTGTGTGTGCCAATGAAAGCGCAGATTGACGGGTTCAGAACAACTGTGCTTGGGCAAGGTGTACGCGGCCCAGTTCTGCTGTTGCACGAACGCGAGGGTGTGAAGCATTGTGTTGTGGGGCTTGAACTCGCTACCAGTGCGTGGCCGATGGACGTGGGATTTGCGATCTTCCTTGCGACAGCGGTGGAGTCCCTCACTGGCACGGATCCGACGAATGCCAGTGTTTCGTTTACGACGGCAGAAAATGCGTTTACCTTACGTCGTGGCGATAATATGTCAGATGTGCAGAGTGCGTTCTCACTCGTGCGATGGTTCGGCATGAGAGCGCAGGAGACGGTGCTAAAAAATATAACAGGGGCCGATATGGCAGGACCGAACCAAATGGCTGCGCACTTGGGCATGCTCTCCCGCGCGGGTGTGTATCAGATCGGGGAGTCGGGTGCTACTCCAACTCTGGTGACAGGTGCATGGCAACCGATCGCTGTGAACCTGCTCAGTGCAACGGAGACACTGATGCGAAGCCCGACAGAGCTGGATATTGGCGAACGTGGTGCACTTCGCGGGGCTCGGGCACATGTTGAGCGCGAACTCTGGCCGTGGTGTCTGATCGCTGCGCTGGCAATGATCACACTGGAGTGGTTTGCGTCGCTTAACTTCAGACGAGTTCAGCGTGCAGGATAG
- a CDS encoding RlmE family RNA methyltransferase gives MAKRVLHDEYFKKAKEEGYLARSAYKLIQINERFRLIKSGYRVLDLGCAPGAWLQVASKLVGNTGRVVGLDLKDVREKFQKNVRVFQGDVRTFDVNTLIEAAGGKFDVVVSDMAPNTSGAGDDLVSCMLCQEILNRIAELVQPGSSLAMKVFEGSEYKPLLNRTSRVFKQVKGFKPKASRDISREIYIVGEHYKGPIEGAIRKVGDAMQTDASVEAETE, from the coding sequence ATGGCAAAGCGCGTGCTCCACGATGAATATTTCAAAAAGGCCAAGGAAGAGGGGTATCTTGCGCGCAGTGCGTACAAGCTGATCCAGATCAACGAGCGATTCAGGTTGATAAAGTCCGGGTATCGCGTGCTGGATCTGGGCTGTGCGCCCGGCGCGTGGCTGCAGGTTGCATCGAAACTTGTGGGGAATACCGGACGCGTAGTCGGGCTCGACCTGAAGGATGTCCGCGAGAAGTTCCAGAAAAACGTTCGCGTATTTCAGGGCGATGTAAGAACATTTGATGTCAATACGCTCATCGAGGCTGCTGGTGGCAAGTTTGATGTTGTTGTGAGCGACATGGCACCGAACACATCCGGTGCTGGCGATGATCTCGTTTCGTGCATGCTTTGCCAGGAGATTCTGAATCGGATCGCAGAGCTTGTGCAGCCGGGTTCGTCGCTTGCGATGAAGGTGTTCGAAGGCAGCGAGTACAAGCCGCTGCTGAACCGGACAAGTCGTGTGTTCAAGCAGGTCAAGGGATTCAAGCCAAAGGCAAGCCGCGATATCTCGCGTGAGATATACATCGTTGGAGAGCACTATAAAGGGCCGATCGAGGGAGCTATCAGAAAAGTTGGCGATGCGATGCAGACGGATGCATCGGTCGAGGCTGAAACCGAATGA
- a CDS encoding VWA domain-containing protein → MKHPHLARHSRHITRLLASAAVFGAALPAHAMQPEITEDTFISVNVIVPQRHVITPRDNRFGSVELKQVQAKVQIANQIATTTLRMAVYNPGGRMAEAQLLLPVPEGATVKHFELEGLGEEGIAKILPRDEARRMYEAIVAKAIDPGLLEFVGYNLIKSSVFPVQPGQQQFATVVYEQVLAAESGRIDYMLPRTEALEATGVAWTFDIDIISNDPVSTVYSPTHDLDIKKISSSHVRANVPSRSANQNNGAFRLSYLIARNNSDQITASLMAYPDPQINGGKGGYFLMIAGLPDEADRPKVKREVTLVIDRSGSMRGEKIEQAREAALQVIEALDEGEAFNIIDYSTSVEMFASKPVIKSSETIAQAREYLASLTPNGGTNIHDALIEALRQPATDAMLPMVLFLTDGLPTIGVRNEKEIVDAAKAGNPHNRRIFTFGVGVDVNAPLLRTIADGARATSTFVLPNEDVEVKIGQVFTRLSGPVLASPTLVALGADGTRNTRHVRDMIPGTIPDLFEGDQLIVLGQYTDDKDLKLQLSGEFYGVQRAFQMSFDLTKASTEHAYVPRLWASRKIATLISEIRAMGAGGYGSTPATADPRFNELVDEIVRLSTRWGVLTEYTAFLAADDEMSLALGSEVWRGPHTRAFNGAPPAEGASPPSSAPAREIARSELDAKAVAKRDGSEAISQEMNIGYMERQAVLNTNNDMITRDMRRVSTANVRQIADRSLYMRNARWIDADLLDKEAEDPEQIIDLGSDEFFTFAVDLAKQNRQGLLALNNDLYLIYQGKRTLVRFQE, encoded by the coding sequence ATGAAACACCCCCACCTTGCTCGTCATTCCAGGCACATCACACGACTGCTCGCCAGTGCTGCTGTCTTCGGAGCAGCACTCCCCGCACACGCAATGCAACCGGAGATTACCGAGGACACGTTCATCAGTGTCAACGTGATTGTGCCCCAGCGCCACGTTATCACACCGCGCGACAACCGGTTCGGCTCTGTCGAGCTCAAGCAGGTGCAAGCAAAGGTTCAAATCGCTAACCAGATCGCAACGACCACACTCCGCATGGCTGTGTACAACCCTGGTGGTCGTATGGCAGAGGCGCAGCTCCTGCTGCCTGTGCCAGAGGGTGCAACAGTCAAGCACTTCGAGCTTGAAGGTCTTGGCGAAGAGGGGATCGCAAAGATCCTGCCACGCGACGAGGCACGTCGCATGTACGAAGCAATCGTCGCTAAGGCAATCGATCCCGGACTGCTCGAGTTTGTTGGTTATAACCTCATCAAGTCGTCCGTGTTCCCTGTACAGCCGGGACAACAGCAGTTTGCGACCGTTGTCTACGAGCAGGTGCTGGCTGCGGAATCCGGACGCATCGATTACATGCTTCCTCGCACCGAAGCGCTCGAAGCAACCGGCGTCGCATGGACATTCGACATCGACATCATCTCGAACGACCCGGTTTCGACCGTCTACTCACCCACCCATGATCTTGACATCAAGAAGATCAGCTCAAGCCATGTTCGCGCAAACGTCCCCTCAAGGTCTGCCAACCAGAATAATGGCGCGTTCCGTTTGTCGTATCTCATCGCTCGGAACAACTCAGATCAGATCACCGCATCACTCATGGCCTATCCCGATCCGCAAATCAACGGTGGCAAGGGGGGGTACTTCCTCATGATCGCTGGTCTGCCCGATGAGGCAGACAGGCCAAAGGTCAAGCGCGAGGTCACACTGGTCATCGATCGCTCCGGCTCGATGCGCGGTGAGAAGATCGAGCAGGCACGCGAAGCGGCGCTGCAGGTCATCGAAGCGCTCGACGAGGGCGAGGCATTCAACATCATTGATTATTCAACTAGTGTTGAGATGTTCGCGTCAAAGCCGGTGATCAAATCGAGCGAGACCATCGCTCAGGCACGAGAATATCTCGCATCACTCACACCCAATGGCGGCACCAACATCCACGACGCGCTGATCGAAGCGCTCCGCCAGCCCGCGACGGATGCCATGCTCCCTATGGTGCTGTTCCTGACAGACGGACTGCCGACCATTGGTGTTCGGAACGAAAAAGAGATTGTTGATGCAGCCAAGGCGGGCAATCCACACAACCGGCGCATCTTCACCTTTGGTGTTGGTGTTGATGTGAACGCACCGCTCCTTCGCACAATCGCAGATGGTGCGCGTGCAACATCCACATTTGTTCTTCCAAATGAAGATGTGGAGGTGAAGATCGGGCAGGTCTTTACCAGATTGTCAGGTCCTGTCCTTGCATCGCCCACGCTCGTTGCGCTCGGAGCGGACGGCACGAGAAACACACGCCACGTGCGCGACATGATTCCCGGCACCATTCCCGACCTGTTCGAAGGTGACCAACTCATCGTCCTGGGCCAGTACACGGACGACAAGGATCTGAAGCTGCAACTCTCCGGGGAGTTCTATGGCGTGCAGCGTGCATTCCAGATGAGCTTTGATTTGACAAAGGCTTCCACAGAGCATGCGTATGTGCCGCGTCTGTGGGCGAGCAGAAAGATCGCAACACTGATCTCTGAAATCCGTGCGATGGGCGCCGGCGGATATGGATCGACACCTGCAACCGCTGACCCAAGGTTCAACGAGCTTGTTGACGAGATCGTGCGTCTGAGCACCCGCTGGGGTGTGCTCACCGAGTACACAGCGTTTCTCGCTGCGGATGATGAGATGTCACTCGCGCTGGGTAGCGAGGTTTGGCGTGGACCGCACACACGCGCATTCAATGGAGCGCCTCCAGCGGAGGGTGCCTCGCCCCCCTCATCCGCACCTGCACGAGAGATTGCCCGCTCGGAACTGGATGCCAAGGCGGTCGCAAAGCGAGACGGTTCTGAAGCGATCAGCCAGGAGATGAACATCGGGTACATGGAACGCCAAGCTGTTCTGAACACAAACAATGACATGATCACGAGGGACATGCGCCGCGTGTCAACAGCCAATGTTCGCCAGATAGCGGACCGGTCGCTGTACATGAGAAACGCGCGATGGATCGACGCAGATCTGCTCGACAAAGAAGCAGAAGACCCAGAACAGATTATCGATCTTGGTTCTGACGAGTTCTTCACCTTTGCGGTTGATCTTGCAAAGCAGAACCGCCAGGGCTTGCTCGCGCTGAACAACGACCTGTACCTGATATATCAGGGCAAGCGCACGCTCGTCAGGTTCCAGGAATAG
- a CDS encoding VWA domain-containing protein, giving the protein MKRTTMTAVAAGLAITSIAAAQPTDTTINVIPIRDVPNIELIRPSPKVPLQVLEHDTQPVIEVVFVLDTTGSMGGLIEGAKQKIWSIANMMSTGNPAPKIRIGLVGYRDRSDAYITTAVPMADDLDLVYAKLTEFQAAGGGDGPESVNQALAEAVNDTQWSDGDSVLRIVYLVGDAPPHMDYQDDIKYPQTCEAAARKGIIINTIQCGMMSETAPVWKEIAKSAEGEYFAIEQSGGVVAVTTPYDEELAQLGVDLRATNLYYGDREMNMRQQAREELATRNDKAIADRPAAAAERAAYLASGAGGASLGAEQELLRDISEGTVKLVDVKDDELPDVMQSMNESEREAYVKDQLHRREQIALRINDLNAKRTEFMKNELVKNGPVSSFDTSVLEAMRKQAVRAGIEYREETPSPSEKELEKDNGDK; this is encoded by the coding sequence ATGAAACGCACAACAATGACAGCAGTTGCAGCAGGACTTGCCATCACCTCGATCGCAGCGGCGCAGCCGACCGATACCACGATCAACGTCATACCGATACGAGATGTTCCGAATATCGAACTGATTCGTCCTTCGCCCAAAGTGCCGCTTCAAGTGCTCGAACACGATACGCAGCCCGTGATTGAGGTTGTCTTTGTGCTCGACACAACCGGGTCCATGGGCGGATTGATCGAGGGCGCAAAGCAGAAGATCTGGTCCATTGCAAACATGATGTCCACCGGCAATCCTGCACCGAAAATTCGCATCGGACTTGTCGGATATCGTGATCGATCAGACGCATACATCACAACGGCTGTCCCGATGGCGGATGACCTTGATCTTGTCTATGCGAAACTGACCGAGTTTCAGGCTGCTGGTGGTGGCGATGGACCGGAGAGTGTGAACCAGGCCCTCGCTGAAGCTGTCAACGACACACAATGGTCCGATGGTGACAGCGTACTGCGCATCGTCTATCTCGTTGGCGATGCTCCACCACACATGGACTATCAGGACGACATCAAGTACCCGCAGACCTGCGAAGCTGCCGCACGAAAGGGAATCATCATCAACACCATCCAGTGCGGAATGATGAGCGAAACAGCACCAGTCTGGAAGGAAATAGCAAAAAGTGCCGAGGGTGAGTACTTTGCCATTGAGCAGTCTGGCGGCGTTGTTGCAGTCACAACACCGTACGACGAGGAACTCGCACAGCTCGGTGTTGATCTTCGTGCAACAAACCTCTATTACGGCGACAGAGAAATGAACATGCGTCAGCAGGCCCGTGAAGAGCTTGCGACAAGGAACGACAAGGCTATCGCAGATCGACCGGCAGCTGCAGCTGAGCGTGCTGCGTATCTCGCATCCGGTGCTGGCGGCGCATCGCTCGGTGCAGAGCAGGAGCTCCTGCGCGATATCTCTGAAGGCACCGTCAAGCTCGTCGATGTAAAGGATGACGAGCTTCCAGATGTCATGCAATCCATGAATGAATCCGAACGCGAAGCATACGTGAAGGATCAGTTGCACAGACGCGAGCAGATTGCATTGCGAATCAACGATCTGAACGCAAAGCGCACTGAGTTTATGAAGAATGAGCTGGTGAAGAATGGGCCGGTTTCATCGTTTGATACCAGCGTGCTCGAAGCGATGCGCAAGCAGGCGGTTCGTGCCGGCATTGAGTACAGGGAAGAAACACCGTCGCCATCCGAAAAAGAACTCGAAAAGGACAATGGCGACAAGTAG
- a CDS encoding response regulator transcription factor — protein sequence MPMGTVLVVEDDTSIRKGVVDTLTFAGYRAIEAKDGREGLSAAFATNIDIILLDILMPHVDGLTVLKEVRASRPTLPIIMLTARGEDSDVVTGLKLGADDYVVKPFSATQLLARIEAVLRRSAERPTHLNQLCIAGITIDFERRELTQSDGTKIVLPQRESEVLSYLAAHRGRAISRDELLKRVWGVDPRGVRTRTVDMTIARLREQLGDDPTEPRVIVTVRGRGYMLIKENESETNAFTEGTQQDSA from the coding sequence ATGCCGATGGGCACCGTGCTGGTCGTAGAGGATGACACGTCAATCCGCAAGGGTGTTGTCGATACGCTTACATTCGCAGGCTATCGCGCAATCGAAGCCAAGGACGGGCGTGAGGGTTTGTCCGCAGCGTTTGCGACGAATATCGACATCATCCTGCTCGACATCCTGATGCCGCACGTTGACGGTCTGACCGTGCTCAAGGAGGTTCGTGCAAGCAGGCCCACGCTGCCCATCATCATGCTCACCGCGCGAGGCGAAGATTCGGATGTCGTCACTGGGTTGAAGCTCGGCGCGGACGACTATGTCGTCAAACCCTTCAGCGCGACGCAACTACTCGCGCGTATAGAGGCGGTGCTCCGGCGCAGCGCAGAACGCCCCACGCATCTGAATCAGTTGTGCATCGCAGGGATCACCATCGATTTCGAGCGCCGAGAACTGACACAGTCCGATGGCACCAAGATTGTGCTCCCGCAGCGCGAATCAGAAGTGCTCTCGTACCTTGCAGCCCATCGTGGACGCGCGATCAGCCGCGACGAACTGCTCAAAAGAGTCTGGGGTGTCGACCCGCGAGGCGTGCGCACACGAACAGTCGATATGACCATCGCACGACTACGCGAGCAGCTCGGCGACGATCCAACCGAACCGCGCGTCATTGTCACAGTCAGGGGAAGAGGGTACATGCTCATCAAGGAGAACGAGTCAGAAACAAACGCGTTTACGGAAGGAACGCAGCAGGACAGCGCATAA
- a CDS encoding HAMP domain-containing histidine kinase: protein MSTIGRINLSKIRDARAWLVFALCALASAAALAWVSVRALQLETGEKQARANATFQEKVRLALWRMDSTVAPILAVEASRPYFHYRSFYPADRAVTRLLEDITPGEILVPSPLLEGAGEYIRLHFQIEADGTVTSPQAPSGNLLDLAEGQHVAPAQVETAIQRLDKLTVLVRGAEPTTDGMHMLGFEEREKQSESFEDPFGAVPSSASLTPKNEQSIPPGFVPERQAQTRALQPPTEPATTDDASNARRRYAYKDEDASLREKLINDAQTRNSPNDRSDSESARDQAVFLTQSPSPALDESTLGVDMNQTGLTAKAIGSPYDKLPVTMLAQTDITQEPFVAQWRSGLPGSPELLFTRRIMFANQTLTQGFWIDWPALEKELLQSARSLLPDATLVPIYEASQREAFRNQGRLLATVPVVFEPGTPAPVSASMFSPTRLGLLVAWLSLIAAAVGIGVVLRKSMELAERRGRFVSAVTHELRTPLTSFCLYTDLLAHDMVKDEEAKTRSLDTLHREAQRLAGIVENVLAYARLGKQKRTRSLSRTPVIPTIQRMMPTLNDAAERADMQLMLDIPEALEGTSVTADETTVERICANLVDNACKYGKPDRDDIEPAIEISVQHAERNMVEICVRDFGPGVPAHEHTRIFKPFEQVERDGKAEGLGLGLALSRQLAQQFGGDLIYRDADGGGALFILRLVRAAS, encoded by the coding sequence ATGTCCACAATCGGCCGAATCAACCTCAGCAAGATCAGGGATGCACGGGCCTGGCTGGTCTTTGCATTGTGCGCGCTTGCTTCTGCAGCAGCACTCGCATGGGTCAGTGTACGTGCGCTGCAGCTTGAAACCGGTGAGAAGCAGGCTCGCGCCAACGCAACGTTTCAGGAAAAGGTCAGGCTCGCACTCTGGCGAATGGACTCAACCGTCGCGCCGATCCTTGCCGTGGAAGCCTCACGCCCCTACTTCCATTATCGCAGTTTCTACCCCGCTGACCGTGCGGTCACACGCCTCCTCGAAGACATCACGCCTGGCGAGATTCTGGTGCCATCTCCACTGCTTGAGGGTGCTGGCGAGTACATCCGTCTGCACTTCCAGATTGAAGCGGACGGCACTGTCACCTCACCACAAGCGCCCAGCGGCAATCTGCTCGATCTCGCGGAAGGGCAGCACGTCGCACCAGCACAGGTTGAAACAGCGATACAGCGGCTTGATAAGCTCACCGTGCTTGTCCGCGGCGCAGAGCCGACGACCGATGGAATGCACATGCTTGGATTTGAAGAGCGCGAGAAACAATCCGAAAGCTTCGAAGATCCGTTCGGCGCAGTGCCAAGCAGTGCAAGCCTCACACCAAAGAACGAACAGTCAATACCTCCCGGCTTTGTTCCTGAAAGGCAGGCGCAAACACGCGCGCTCCAACCACCAACAGAACCAGCAACGACCGATGATGCAAGCAACGCCAGAAGACGGTATGCATATAAGGATGAGGACGCGTCGCTACGGGAAAAGCTGATAAACGACGCGCAGACACGCAACAGTCCAAACGATCGGTCGGATTCGGAATCTGCACGCGACCAAGCCGTATTTCTGACTCAATCTCCATCCCCTGCGCTGGACGAGAGCACCCTTGGTGTGGATATGAACCAGACAGGACTGACTGCCAAAGCAATCGGTTCACCTTACGACAAACTCCCTGTGACGATGCTGGCGCAGACGGATATCACACAGGAACCATTTGTCGCCCAGTGGCGATCGGGTCTGCCCGGATCACCAGAACTGCTGTTCACACGTCGCATCATGTTCGCAAATCAAACGCTGACACAGGGGTTCTGGATCGATTGGCCAGCGCTTGAAAAGGAGTTGCTCCAGTCTGCACGGTCTCTCCTTCCGGATGCCACTCTCGTACCGATCTACGAAGCATCGCAACGAGAAGCTTTCAGAAACCAGGGCAGACTGCTCGCAACTGTTCCCGTTGTGTTCGAGCCAGGGACACCAGCGCCTGTCAGCGCATCAATGTTCTCTCCGACTCGTCTCGGACTGCTTGTCGCGTGGTTGAGTCTGATTGCAGCAGCTGTCGGCATCGGCGTTGTGCTGCGAAAGAGCATGGAACTCGCCGAGCGTCGCGGGCGATTCGTCTCGGCAGTCACGCACGAACTCCGCACGCCGCTCACCTCGTTCTGCCTGTACACAGATCTGCTCGCCCACGACATGGTCAAGGACGAGGAAGCAAAGACGCGATCACTCGATACGCTCCACCGTGAAGCGCAGCGCCTCGCTGGCATTGTCGAGAACGTGCTGGCGTACGCACGGCTTGGCAAGCAGAAACGCACACGCAGCCTCTCACGTACGCCTGTCATTCCCACAATACAGCGGATGATGCCAACACTCAACGATGCAGCGGAACGTGCTGATATGCAGCTCATGCTCGACATACCCGAAGCACTTGAGGGAACATCTGTCACAGCAGACGAGACGACGGTTGAACGCATCTGTGCAAATCTTGTTGACAATGCCTGCAAGTATGGCAAACCAGATCGTGACGACATCGAGCCAGCGATCGAGATCTCCGTGCAGCACGCCGAACGAAACATGGTCGAGATCTGTGTGCGTGACTTCGGCCCGGGCGTGCCTGCACACGAGCATACGCGCATCTTCAAGCCGTTCGAACAGGTTGAGCGCGATGGAAAAGCCGAAGGGCTCGGGCTCGGACTTGCACTCTCACGACAACTCGCCCAGCAGTTTGGGGGTGACTTGATCTATCGCGATGCCGATGGAGGTGGCGCCCTGTTCATCCTCAGGCTCGTCAGGGCTGCCAGTTGA
- a CDS encoding DUF502 domain-containing protein, with product MATERTTFSSDFRRFFFRGLGILLPTVLTLWILYQASLFVFNNVATPVNRGIRTAIMLAIPQLPEKYQPIWYEVKETQVNRRMQEITYEDMTEAERERARTKVRSTIRHENFKSFWEEHWYLEATGLLLAIVLIYLAGVLLGGLIGRKVYHRIEQLIARIPGFKQVYPYVKQVVDMVMGEKTIAFKRVVLLQWPSEGKWTIGFITNNSMTVVSNAAGDRCVTVFIPNSPTPFTGFAVAVPENEVIDLPISADEAIRYVLTGGVLMPERFAPPEAMEAIEQAKKKNEDTLPSGETKSQREAG from the coding sequence ATGGCCACGGAGCGGACAACCTTTTCCAGCGACTTCCGTCGCTTCTTCTTCAGAGGTCTGGGTATTCTGCTTCCCACCGTGCTGACGCTCTGGATTTTGTATCAGGCATCCCTCTTTGTGTTTAACAACGTCGCAACACCCGTCAACCGTGGCATCAGAACCGCAATCATGCTCGCGATTCCGCAACTTCCCGAGAAATACCAGCCGATCTGGTACGAGGTGAAGGAAACGCAGGTGAATCGCCGCATGCAGGAAATCACCTACGAGGACATGACGGAAGCCGAGCGCGAGCGCGCGCGCACAAAGGTGCGATCCACGATCCGGCATGAAAACTTCAAATCCTTCTGGGAGGAGCACTGGTATCTTGAAGCAACTGGGCTACTGCTCGCGATCGTCCTGATCTATCTTGCTGGCGTTCTGCTCGGCGGACTCATCGGACGAAAGGTCTACCACCGCATTGAGCAACTCATCGCGCGCATCCCCGGGTTCAAGCAGGTCTATCCGTACGTCAAGCAGGTCGTCGACATGGTCATGGGTGAGAAGACGATCGCCTTCAAACGGGTTGTTCTTTTGCAATGGCCGAGCGAGGGGAAGTGGACAATCGGATTCATCACCAACAACTCAATGACTGTCGTGAGTAACGCAGCGGGCGATCGTTGTGTCACTGTGTTCATTCCCAACAGTCCAACACCGTTCACAGGATTTGCGGTCGCAGTTCCAGAGAATGAAGTAATTGACCTCCCCATATCCGCTGACGAAGCAATTAGATATGTGCTGACGGGCGGCGTGCTCATGCCAGAGCGTTTCGCACCGCCGGAAGCAATGGAAGCCATCGAACAAGCCAAGAAGAAAAACGAGGACACGCTTCCTTCAGGCGAAACCAAGAGCCAGCGCGAAGCAGGCTGA
- a CDS encoding cupin domain-containing protein, translating into MAQRAQLFVWDDLPTDQPMARIDRKRIIGSQMMLSHVTLHKGFKVGVHTHENEQFAVLLSGRMVFTLEDGPDGASRTIEMTAGSVLHLPSNVPHGAEAVETSVILDLFSPPSEKTGVDKTPSE; encoded by the coding sequence ATGGCACAACGCGCGCAACTCTTTGTGTGGGACGATCTTCCGACCGATCAGCCTATGGCGAGAATCGATCGCAAGCGCATCATCGGATCGCAGATGATGCTCTCGCATGTGACACTGCACAAGGGATTCAAGGTTGGTGTGCACACACACGAGAACGAGCAGTTTGCGGTACTCCTTTCTGGTCGCATGGTGTTCACACTTGAGGATGGCCCAGACGGTGCATCACGCACTATCGAGATGACGGCCGGTTCCGTGCTCCATCTGCCATCAAATGTCCCTCACGGTGCCGAAGCGGTCGAGACCAGTGTCATTCTGGATCTGTTCAGCCCACCCAGTGAGAAAACGGGTGTAGACAAGACACCTTCTGAATAA